The sequence below is a genomic window from Campylobacter concisus.
CAAGCAAAAAAGATGTACTAAATCTATTTGGTTTTGAAACATTTGTGACAGCGCTCATCTCAGCATTAGTTGGTGCATTTTTAGGATATTTACTAGCTCAAATTTTAGGTTATGCGATATTTGATTCTAGTATTGATTTTAGAATTTTAAGCATCCCAGTAGCTGTGATAATATCGCTTTTATTTGCAGCGATCGCAGCATTTTATCCGATCAAACGGGCACTTAATAATAAAATGGCAGATACATTAAGAGGAGAATGATATGCAAAATGCACTAGAATTAAAAAATATTTGTAAAATTTTTGGCGATGTTAAAGCACTTGATGATATAAATTTTGAGGTTAAAAAAGGTGAGTGGGTCAGCGTAATGGGGCCAAGTGGTAGTGGTAAGAGTACGCTTGTAAATATCCTTTCACTAATGGATACTCCAAGTAGTGGCACTTATATGCTCGGTGGCGATGATGCGAGCAATCTAAATGCTGATGATACACTTAAATTTAGACGTGAAAAGATCGGTCTTATTTTTCAGCAGTTTCACTTAGTGCCATATCTTAGCGCACTTGAAAATGTAATGATCGCTCAGTACTATCACAGCTCAGTTGATGAAGAGGACGCTAAAAAGGCACTTGAGGCAGTTGGTCTTTCTCACAGGCTAACGCATAGACCAAGTCAGTTAAGTGGTGGTGAGCAACAACGCCTTTGTATCGCACGCTCGCTCATAAACGATCCTGAAATTTTAATAGCAGATGAGCCAACTGGTAACCTTGATGAAGCAAATGAAAGAGTTATACTTGATCTATTTTGCAAGCTAAGAAAAGATGGCAAGACGATACTTCTAGTAACTCACAACCCTGATCTTGGCGAGTATGGTGATAAGATCGTATATCTAAGACACGGTAAGCTAGAGAAAATTCGCACTATTGAAAACCCAAAGGTGCCAAATGAGATATAAAATTTTATTTTTATGTCTAGTCTCAGCCCTAGTTATGGGCTGCGTCAAGCAGTATGAGAAGCATCACATCACTCTAAATGACTCAAGCGGCATTGATACGCAGTTTTTTTCAACAGAAAAGCGCCTAAAGATAGGCGATAAACCATATATGCTATTTTTCTTTGGCACTGACTGCGGAGTATGCAAGGCCGCTATACCTGATCTAAATACGCTTGAAAAAGAGTATGGTAAAGAGGTTCAATTCATTGGTGTTTTAGGACCTAGCAAGGGTTTTGATAAAGATATTGAGCTTTTAAAAGAGCACAACATTACATTTAAAACTACGAGCGATAAGGTTTCAGTTGATTACTTTAGCAAGGCAGTTGGTGGCGTCATGGGCGTACCAGTTATCTATTTTTTTGATAAAGATGGTAAGATGCGATCAAAATTTATCGGTCTTACACCAAAAAGTGTACTTGAAAGTGCTATAAGATCGCTCTTGTAGGAGTGAATATGAAAAATTTCTTTTTATTTGTCTTAGCGGTATTTTTTGTTGGATGTGCTAGCAGCACTCCAAACATCTCGGTCAAAACGAGCGAGCCTATATTTTTTACGCTTAATGAAGCAAATAAAAGCGTTTATGTAAATTTTAAAAATAGTGCGACCGGGCAAGATGTAAATACTGAAATTTTAAGCGAGTTTGCAAAGGCTGGCTTTAGAAACGAGCCAAATATCAAAAACGCTGACTTCATCATCCTTGGAGATGTGCAAAGCTTTTCTAGGATAATCAAAAGAGATCCTAGATTTTCGATGGGCATGGGATATGGCTTTGGCAGACCAAGCTTTGGCTTTGGCTACTCGATGTTTTTCCCATTTGGCTATTACGACGATGATGACTTTAGTACAAATAGCTATACTTATCACATGCAAGTAAGCGTGCTAGTGCGTCCAAAAAATGGTGGCGAA
It includes:
- a CDS encoding ABC transporter ATP-binding protein yields the protein MQNALELKNICKIFGDVKALDDINFEVKKGEWVSVMGPSGSGKSTLVNILSLMDTPSSGTYMLGGDDASNLNADDTLKFRREKIGLIFQQFHLVPYLSALENVMIAQYYHSSVDEEDAKKALEAVGLSHRLTHRPSQLSGGEQQRLCIARSLINDPEILIADEPTGNLDEANERVILDLFCKLRKDGKTILLVTHNPDLGEYGDKIVYLRHGKLEKIRTIENPKVPNEI
- a CDS encoding TlpA family protein disulfide reductase — its product is MRYKILFLCLVSALVMGCVKQYEKHHITLNDSSGIDTQFFSTEKRLKIGDKPYMLFFFGTDCGVCKAAIPDLNTLEKEYGKEVQFIGVLGPSKGFDKDIELLKEHNITFKTTSDKVSVDYFSKAVGGVMGVPVIYFFDKDGKMRSKFIGLTPKSVLESAIRSLL